The nucleotide sequence CAGTGTCACAACTTTGTAGACTATGTGGTAGAGAGTAAATCATAGCAAGTATGGAAAGGTGGTATTGGGATAAGTTTAAAAGGGAGCTTTAAAAGACCAACAGGcgattttatatttgaacttgagggcaatagggagccagtggagtttattgaatgggagtGAGGGGAGTGTGTTAGGAAGACCAATTTGACAACTGATGCATTGGATGTTAAGAGGAACTTGGTCCATAATTGGCTAGGAGGATTAATTGCATTGCATTATATTTGGTACATTTTGTAGTCCATTTATCAACTCCGAGGTTTTTCCTAAagaaaatcacatattttttaaaaattgctattattCTATTGATTTTGTATAAATAGAAGGCACAGTATCCAAAGAATTAAAGGTATGGGTACCTCAAAGATGACAGATGTGTATTCAGGGTGGGAAGGGGGAGGCATGAATAAACAAGCTAGATTTTACCACTGAAGAATTGGGCAGAAGTGGCACATAGAAGATATAATCAGAGAGatgtaaaattataaaagttGATTACATAGTGAAAGTGGGGAATGAAAAGCCCACATGCTTCACTGGTAACCATTTATTGTCCAGACTTCTAGAGAAAGCCTCCTAGCATAAAGCATAGACTGGTTGGGAAGGATTTATGGAAGAGTATGGTTGAGAGTAACATAGAATAAGAAGTATAAATAGATTTAGAGATTTACGAATTGAGTAAATGCTCCCATAGATGAGATGACTGAATAACAGAAATATCAAAGTGATTTTACTTATGTAGAATTTCTGTTacattcctcttcctcttttctctttatcagtAAGGGCCTCTCAAACTGCATCTGACCTCATGAGTGGAATACAGTACTAATAAGATGAGAcccaaaagagaaatttaataatGTCACATAAATCAGTGTATAAGAACTAAGTCCATGTACCCTTTAGGGACCAAATTTAGAGTAGTAGAAGATAAAAGAACCAACTCAGATTGTGGCTTTAAAAAGCTTCCAAGGCAATTTCTCAGACATAGAAACAGGAAGGAGAATTCAAGGATCAAGAGAAATAGGTCTCATCTCTAAGAAACAAAATATTCTTCACTCATCCAGATGCTACCATCTCTGCCCTGATGAGTTTTTCCCTAGCACCTTCTTCAGGGCCCCCACCACATCCTTGTTCCTTAGGCTGTAGATTAGTGGATTCAGGGCTGGAGTGACAATGGTGTAGAACACAGACAGGATATTGTCCTGCCTAGGGCTGTGGTAGGCACTGGGCAGGACATACATGAATATGGCAGCTCCATAGTATAGCCCAACCACTGTCAAGTGGGATGAACAGGTTAGGAGAGCTTTCTGTCTTCCCTGAGCTGAGGGCATGTGGAACACAGCAGATAAGACTAATGTATAGGATGCAAGGATAGCAGAGAGGGGGATGAGGAGGAAGGTCACCCCCATTGTGTATACCATTAGCTCATACTGAGATGTGTCAGCACATGCCAACTTTAGTAATGGAAGGATTTCACAAAGCAGGTGGTGGATCTCTTGGGTCCTACAGAAAGGGAAGTGCATTGTATAAATGGTATACACAAGGGCACTCAGAGATGCCAAGAGCCAGGATGTAGCCACCATAGACCAACAAACAGC is from Gracilinanus agilis isolate LMUSP501 chromosome 2, AgileGrace, whole genome shotgun sequence and encodes:
- the LOC123234950 gene encoding olfactory receptor 2AG1-like, which encodes MEFWNITLVNSFFLIGILQDSRSPEVVCAAITLLYLVAMASNGLLLLLITLDNQLHMPMYFLLSQLSLMDLLFTSVVAPKTLVDYLCGQNTISFIGCGLQMFLALTLGGAEDILLAFMAYDRYVAIRYPLNYMVLMRPAVCWSMVATSWLLASLSALVYTIYTMHFPFCRTQEIHHLLCEILPLLKLACADTSQYELMVYTMGVTFLLIPLSAILASYTLVLSAVFHMPSAQGRQKALLTCSSHLTVVGLYYGAAIFMYVLPSAYHSPRQDNILSVFYTIVTPALNPLIYSLRNKDVVGALKKVLGKNSSGQRW